In the Quercus lobata isolate SW786 chromosome 5, ValleyOak3.0 Primary Assembly, whole genome shotgun sequence genome, one interval contains:
- the LOC115992243 gene encoding uncharacterized protein LOC115992243 — MYLETNTKKMSNFCGSHNIVMFTICFMIFTITATSMATDIEEDPIFELNSQEEMVHLAGYGEEKLSTVLVTGSVHCQACLHGHEAQLTEWPISGALVGVNCHNSGKKSRSRWEQARTDEFGDFTFDLPSQLHSIPNLEQKCSVKVLKIPKNSPCQPTYVKKQKGLKLLSLGNGIRTYSAGTIRFMDLTSRPLQACMKKNGNKEMQR; from the exons atgtatttagaaacaaacacaaagaagATGAGCAACTTTTGCGGCTCCCACAATATTGTGATGTTCACAATTTGCTTCATGATCTTCACGATCACTGCAACTTCAATGGCCACCGACATCGAGGAAGACCCAATATTCGAACTGAATAGCCAAGAAGAAATGGTGCATTTGGCTGGATATGGAGAAGAGAAGCTCTCCACCGTGCTAGTCACTGGTTCGGTTCATTGTCAGGCTTGCCTGCATGGTCATGAAGCTCAACTTACTGAATGGCCCATATCAG GTGCTTTGGTCGGTGTTAACTGCCATAACAGTGGAAAGAAGAGCAGATCAAGATGGGAACAAGCTAGAACAGATGAATTTGGAGATTTCACTTTTGATCTTCCTTCCCAACTTCATTCAATTCCCAACTTGGAACAAAAATGTTCTGTTAAAGTTCTGAAAATACCAAAGAACTCACCCTGTCAACCAACTTACGTCAAGAAACAAAAGGGACTAAAACTATTATCACTTGGGAATGGCATCCGTACTTACAGTGCCGGAACGATTAGATTCATGGATTTGACTTCTAGACCTTTGCAAGCATGCATGAAGAAGAATGGTAACAAAGAGATGCAACGATAG
- the LOC115992244 gene encoding acyl carrier protein 3, mitochondrial — protein sequence MQSIRISVLRHVRVSGSAESWLLAEKQNVLKRLSRQMCSSTVTCPDQIMDRVIGLVKKFDKIDASKVTETADFQKDLSLDSLDRVELVMAFEQEFSLDIPDEKADKLTCCADVAKYIVSGAEQKVVEES from the exons ATGCAAAGCATAAGAATTTCCGTTTTGAGGCATGTTAGGGTGAGTGGATCAGCTGAAAGTTGGTTGTTAGCTGAGAAACAGAATGTGCTCAAGCGACTAAGCCGCCAGATGTGCTCATCAACAGTAACTTGTCCTGATCAAATAATGGATCGAGTGATTGGACTGGTTaagaaatttgataaaattgatGCCTCTAAG GTTACTGAAACAGCGGATTTTCAGAAAGACTTAAGCCTGGACAGTTTAGACAGGGTAGAACTCGTAATGGCTTTTGAGCAAGAATTCTCCCTTGATATCCCTGACGAGAAAGCTGATAAGCTAACTTGCTGTGCTGATGTTGCAAAGTACATTGTTTCTGGAGCTGAGCAAAAGGTTGTGGAGGAGTCCTGA